One genomic segment of Hugenholtzia roseola DSM 9546 includes these proteins:
- a CDS encoding DUF3857 domain-containing protein, whose translation MNTSKNTASFAPPFSFGKGAIQWLMVGILVLKTIQRQNQQRKVASFSDYPFLAFLGFTLLGIPADLLAQSLVSPPPASILLLRYDWESNPTINKQPIPRKGEVNPTFFRQYTHKIEHFYDLNENLRVLELYHQSVYLTDNEALARYSQIYLPLQEGELLKLKARFISAEGQVKELPFEAIKELQFEASQAMKVFAIEGAELGGELEFFYLIERENMVCGYHQIPENAVIENYTFEIISPQEVVFEAKAYQQFPSITAFYDELENKNILQAQARHLQTQHLDFAALPRVHHKISHYADMQAQSIFTWNDLSTSIVKHVYLEREGENKAHLRDLLQQILPTEAQNRQKGSLPIAIRSIENYIKTYIRKEERYENEYSHLAYILEQGVANELGLVRLFALLLEEAKIDYRLVMTSDKRFYELDEHFPSWDFLQHYLFYFPQEDAFLSPTEPHFRYGLVPAYLTGQKGIFMQKVAMGQNWAGRSFVQLIPHTDKNLVRSLYQVSFDKKNQTTHLNLKCQLVGYKAADLQAQYAQSDTPEKYIARHFEIATQNRQTDILHISQVNTFASTYFQATDSFSIEGALHSPSLLEQASDTYLFNVGSLLQMQAQQPDKLYPESFYTVIEFEIPENYAIRNIEDLRKNVWAVEKDRMQCLFRTDFIAIGRKIRLEIQEYYKADVSERERNRIYEAARSFENTVLVFKKTK comes from the coding sequence TTGAACACTTCAAAAAATACAGCCTCTTTTGCGCCTCCTTTCTCCTTTGGAAAGGGTGCAATACAGTGGCTTATGGTTGGAATTTTGGTATTAAAAACGATACAAAGACAAAATCAACAGCGCAAGGTAGCTTCTTTTTCCGACTATCCTTTTTTAGCATTTTTGGGTTTTACGCTTTTGGGTATTCCCGCCGACCTACTTGCGCAAAGTTTGGTTTCGCCGCCCCCTGCCTCTATCCTACTTTTGCGCTACGATTGGGAAAGCAATCCCACTATAAACAAGCAGCCTATCCCACGAAAAGGGGAAGTCAATCCTACCTTTTTTCGCCAATACACACACAAGATAGAGCATTTTTACGACCTAAACGAAAATTTGCGAGTCTTGGAGCTTTATCACCAAAGCGTCTATCTGACTGATAATGAAGCCCTTGCGCGTTATAGTCAAATTTATCTGCCCCTACAAGAGGGCGAACTTCTAAAACTCAAAGCGCGTTTTATTAGTGCCGAAGGGCAGGTAAAAGAGTTGCCCTTTGAAGCCATCAAGGAGCTACAATTCGAGGCTTCGCAAGCTATGAAAGTCTTTGCCATCGAGGGTGCAGAACTTGGCGGAGAGTTGGAGTTTTTTTATCTGATAGAGCGCGAAAATATGGTCTGTGGCTATCATCAAATTCCTGAAAATGCGGTTATAGAAAATTATACGTTTGAGATTATTTCGCCCCAAGAGGTAGTTTTTGAAGCTAAAGCCTACCAACAGTTTCCTTCTATTACGGCTTTTTATGATGAATTAGAGAACAAAAATATCTTACAGGCGCAGGCACGACACCTACAAACGCAGCATCTTGATTTTGCCGCCCTGCCGCGTGTGCATCACAAAATTTCGCATTATGCCGACATGCAGGCGCAAAGTATCTTTACTTGGAACGACCTTTCTACTTCTATCGTCAAGCACGTTTATTTGGAACGCGAAGGTGAAAATAAGGCGCACTTGCGCGACCTGCTCCAACAAATTTTGCCCACAGAAGCCCAAAACAGACAGAAAGGTAGCCTTCCTATTGCCATTCGCAGCATAGAAAATTACATCAAAACTTACATAAGAAAGGAAGAGCGTTATGAAAACGAATACAGCCACCTTGCCTACATTCTTGAACAAGGCGTAGCGAACGAATTGGGCTTGGTGCGTCTTTTTGCTCTGCTTTTAGAAGAAGCCAAAATAGACTACCGCTTGGTCATGACTTCGGATAAGCGTTTTTATGAATTGGACGAGCATTTTCCTTCTTGGGATTTTTTACAACACTATCTTTTCTATTTTCCACAAGAAGATGCTTTTCTTTCGCCCACCGAACCGCATTTTCGCTACGGACTGGTGCCTGCCTATTTAACAGGGCAGAAGGGGATTTTTATGCAAAAGGTAGCCATGGGGCAAAATTGGGCAGGACGCTCTTTTGTGCAGCTTATCCCTCATACCGATAAAAATTTAGTTAGAAGTTTGTATCAAGTATCCTTTGATAAAAAAAATCAGACCACACATCTGAATCTAAAATGTCAATTAGTAGGCTATAAGGCGGCTGATTTGCAGGCACAATATGCACAAAGCGATACGCCTGAAAAGTACATTGCCCGCCATTTTGAAATTGCGACACAAAATCGCCAGACCGACATTCTGCACATCTCACAGGTGAATACTTTTGCCAGCACCTACTTTCAAGCCACCGACTCCTTTTCCATCGAGGGCGCACTTCATTCGCCTTCGCTCCTCGAACAGGCTTCGGACACTTATCTTTTCAATGTGGGTTCGCTCTTGCAGATGCAAGCCCAGCAGCCCGATAAATTGTATCCCGAATCGTTTTATACCGTCATAGAATTTGAAATTCCCGAAAACTACGCCATTCGCAACATCGAGGATTTGCGCAAAAACGTGTGGGCGGTAGAAAAAGACCGTATGCAGTGCCTCTTTCGCACCGATTTTATCGCCATTGGGCGCAAAATTAGGTTAGAAATTCAGGAATACTACAAAGCCGATGTCAGTGAGCGTGAGCGCAATCGCATTTATGAGGCGGCGCGTAGTTTTGAAAATACGGTTTTGGTTTTCAAAAAGACGAAGTAA
- a CDS encoding ArsA family ATPase, with translation MRIILFTGKGGTGKTTCAAATAYQAAQEGKKTLIISTDPAHSLSDALDIKLGAEPTKIAPNLYAQELDVYYSMRKYWGNIRNLMLQVFKWQGVDSILAEELSAIPGMEEGSAFLWIEKYYTEKAYDVIIIDSAPTGETLTFLSLPQVTKWWTTKAFPFQKTALKFVGGAVNLTTGIPLDKGFDELENLFDKLERVQKIFSKPDICSIRIICNPEKMVIQEAKRAYTYLQLYGYNIDAVIVNRLLPQEEQGSFFAHYLKSQKAYLEEIEDIFAPLPILKVPHLGEEVFGQKLLAKISQAIYKDRNATDVFYRESPFEIEQITGGYRVRLRLPFLEKDQIKITQFGDELVIDIQNKRRNLFLPKFFSFYQIKNYEYSEPWLRVNFVKKAV, from the coding sequence ATGAGAATTATACTTTTTACGGGAAAAGGCGGAACAGGCAAAACCACCTGCGCCGCTGCTACCGCTTATCAAGCGGCGCAAGAGGGTAAAAAAACACTTATCATCTCTACCGACCCCGCACATAGCCTCTCTGATGCCTTAGACATTAAATTGGGCGCAGAGCCTACCAAAATTGCCCCTAATTTATACGCGCAAGAGTTAGACGTGTATTATTCTATGCGAAAATATTGGGGCAATATTCGCAATTTGATGCTACAAGTTTTTAAATGGCAGGGCGTAGATAGCATCTTGGCAGAGGAACTTTCCGCCATTCCGGGCATGGAAGAGGGTTCGGCATTTCTTTGGATTGAAAAATATTACACCGAAAAAGCATACGATGTCATTATCATCGATAGCGCACCGACAGGCGAAACGCTTACTTTTCTTTCCCTGCCGCAAGTAACAAAATGGTGGACTACCAAAGCCTTTCCCTTTCAAAAAACAGCACTCAAATTTGTAGGCGGCGCGGTCAATCTCACCACAGGGATTCCCTTAGATAAAGGTTTTGACGAATTAGAAAACCTTTTCGATAAGCTCGAGCGCGTGCAGAAGATTTTTTCAAAACCCGACATTTGCTCCATTCGCATCATTTGTAACCCCGAAAAGATGGTCATTCAGGAGGCAAAACGCGCCTATACTTACCTACAACTTTATGGTTACAACATCGATGCCGTTATCGTCAATCGCCTTTTGCCCCAAGAGGAGCAGGGCAGTTTTTTTGCGCACTATCTCAAATCGCAAAAGGCTTATTTAGAAGAAATTGAAGACATCTTCGCGCCGCTGCCCATTCTAAAAGTGCCACATTTGGGCGAAGAGGTCTTTGGGCAGAAGCTGCTTGCCAAAATTTCGCAAGCCATTTACAAGGATAGAAACGCCACAGATGTTTTTTATAGAGAAAGCCCCTTCGAAATTGAGCAAATTACGGGCGGCTATCGCGTCCGGCTGCGGTTGCCTTTTTTAGAAAAAGACCAAATCAAAATCACCCAATTTGGCGACGAATTGGTGATAGATATTCAAAACAAACGCCGCAATCTCTTCCTACCCAAATTTTTTAGCTTCTATCAAATCAAAAACTATGAATATAGTGAGCCTTGGCTGCGCGTCAATTTTGTAAAGAAAGCCGTTTAG